A genomic window from Tolypothrix sp. PCC 7910 includes:
- a CDS encoding pre-peptidase C-terminal domain-containing protein, which yields MPFDNAGNTLNTALGLNLNSSTQSFSDWVGVGDSNDYYSLHLSSRSAFNMCLYSLSDDANLELLNSSGGLIARSANPNSISESINSILDAGTYYIRVYQGANNSSTNYNLSVTTQDHQTDLVWRNSATGQNVLWAMNDDKLLNGVLFDQVLDNSWKIEGTADFNGDGHSDLVWRNYNTGQNVLWYMNGDKLLNAVLFEPVVYTNWKIEGVADFNNDGHPDIIWRDYNTGQNVLWYMNNDKLLNGVLFEPVAYTNWKIEGTADFNNDGHPDIIWRDYNTGQNVLWYMNNDKLLNGVLFEPVAYTNWKIEGAGDFNNDGHPDLVWRDYNTGQNVLWYMNNDKLLNGVLFDQVADPTWKISGVSSNLNQLTAIDVAGNTTANAFKMGTVSGSGNFRDRLSAVDCNDYYEFNLSTYSDFNLSLNELSADANVQLLNSNGAIIQTSANSGSTAESMSLQLGAGNYYIQVYQSGSTTTNYNLTVSAAPSTDPGNSLGNAEVENSAAFSRNEKVSATDTNDFYRFTVNQSGVFTANLTGLTGDADVRLIKDINGNGAIDTAQLYNSTTGVLDAGEILAWQWERGTTSESIRRFLDAGNYYVQVMSYNNQTANYNLSTNFTPTTSDNLSFSISPSFGNNINATAQTTIQKAINFWKNAIAYSSFNSAQTFALKVFEDTSITGSTLAQGDSLTTATDANGHMIPTSGQLTLSSSYLNTLNTVANYTPDIIIHEIGHALGLVGLVNSSSVDPASGTYKANTYAGWAYGELRGTFSQTAIPLTTGIGVGSDYIHWKEEVFGNETMTHITKGAASSFSQLSLAALRDIGWNINFGAAQPYSLPLGGTQTSLANVVYNYNNGNVVAAGTSFTGGYYSYVVNSEFTDRLHRIQLGGTGTISVTLSNLTANADMRLIYDANNNGLIDAGEVIATSANTGNTSESFNLSNLAAGNYYIDVFASNYLDSLGNKILVDTGYKLNFNKVASA from the coding sequence ATGCCTTTTGACAATGCAGGTAATACGTTAAATACAGCTTTAGGTCTTAATCTTAATTCCAGCACCCAAAGCTTTAGTGATTGGGTGGGTGTTGGTGATAGTAACGACTACTATAGCTTGCATTTGAGTAGTCGCAGTGCCTTTAATATGTGCCTCTATAGTTTGAGTGATGATGCTAATTTAGAACTACTCAATAGTAGTGGTGGATTAATTGCTAGATCGGCAAATCCCAATAGTATATCTGAATCAATTAATAGTATTCTGGATGCTGGAACTTATTACATACGGGTTTACCAAGGCGCAAATAATTCCAGTACTAACTACAATCTGTCTGTAACAACTCAAGATCATCAAACAGATTTAGTATGGCGCAACTCTGCTACAGGTCAAAATGTTTTGTGGGCAATGAATGATGATAAACTCCTCAACGGAGTTTTATTTGATCAAGTGTTAGATAATAGCTGGAAAATAGAAGGGACAGCAGATTTCAATGGTGATGGTCACTCAGACTTAGTCTGGCGCAACTACAATACAGGGCAAAATGTCTTGTGGTACATGAATGGTGATAAACTCCTTAACGCAGTTTTATTCGAGCCAGTTGTATATACTAACTGGAAAATTGAGGGAGTAGCAGATTTCAATAATGATGGTCACCCAGACATCATTTGGCGTGACTACAATACAGGGCAAAATGTCTTGTGGTACATGAATAATGACAAACTCCTCAACGGAGTTCTATTCGAGCCTGTCGCATATACTAACTGGAAAATAGAAGGGACAGCAGATTTCAATAATGATGGTCACCCAGACATCATTTGGCGTGATTACAATACAGGGCAAAATGTCTTGTGGTACATGAATAATGACAAACTCCTCAACGGAGTTTTATTCGAGCCTGTCGCATATACTAACTGGAAAATAGAAGGAGCAGGTGATTTCAATAATGATGGTCACCCAGACTTAGTTTGGCGCGACTACAATACAGGTCAAAATGTCTTGTGGTACATGAATAATGACAAACTCCTCAACGGAGTTCTATTTGATCAGGTTGCAGATCCTACTTGGAAAATCAGTGGGGTTAGTAGCAACTTGAATCAACTAACTGCTATTGATGTTGCTGGTAATACTACTGCTAATGCTTTTAAGATGGGTACAGTTAGTGGTAGTGGTAATTTCCGCGATCGCCTCAGTGCTGTTGACTGCAATGATTATTATGAGTTCAACTTATCAACTTATAGCGACTTTAACCTCTCACTTAACGAATTAAGTGCAGATGCTAATGTGCAACTACTTAACAGTAATGGTGCAATAATTCAAACTAGCGCTAATTCTGGCTCTACAGCAGAGTCTATGAGTCTGCAATTAGGTGCGGGTAACTATTATATTCAAGTTTATCAATCGGGTAGCACTACCACTAACTATAATTTGACCGTCTCTGCTGCTCCTTCAACAGATCCAGGTAATTCTTTAGGTAATGCTGAAGTAGAAAATTCAGCGGCTTTCTCACGAAATGAAAAAGTCAGCGCTACGGATACCAATGACTTTTATCGTTTTACAGTGAATCAGTCTGGTGTGTTTACAGCCAATTTAACTGGTTTAACTGGCGATGCTGATGTTCGCTTGATTAAAGATATTAATGGGAATGGAGCGATTGATACTGCTCAACTCTACAACTCTACAACAGGAGTTTTAGATGCTGGAGAGATTCTAGCTTGGCAATGGGAACGTGGTACTACTAGCGAATCCATTCGTCGCTTTCTGGATGCTGGTAATTATTATGTGCAAGTCATGAGCTATAACAATCAAACTGCTAACTATAATCTCAGTACGAATTTTACCCCTACTACTAGCGATAATCTAAGTTTTTCTATTAGTCCTTCTTTTGGTAACAACATCAACGCCACTGCACAAACTACCATTCAAAAGGCAATTAACTTCTGGAAAAATGCGATCGCTTATAGCAGCTTCAATAGCGCCCAAACTTTTGCATTGAAAGTTTTTGAGGACACTTCCATTACTGGCAGTACTTTAGCTCAAGGTGACTCTTTAACCACAGCCACAGATGCTAACGGTCATATGATACCTACTTCCGGGCAATTAACTCTCAGTAGTAGCTATCTCAACACCTTAAATACAGTTGCTAATTACACTCCAGATATAATTATTCACGAGATTGGTCACGCTTTAGGACTTGTCGGCTTAGTTAACAGTTCCTCTGTCGATCCAGCTAGCGGAACTTATAAAGCCAACACTTATGCAGGCTGGGCTTATGGAGAATTAAGAGGAACATTTAGCCAAACAGCTATTCCTTTGACAACAGGTATCGGTGTAGGTTCTGACTATATCCATTGGAAAGAGGAAGTCTTTGGTAACGAAACCATGACTCATATCACCAAAGGCGCAGCCTCGTCCTTTAGCCAATTGTCTCTAGCTGCGTTGCGAGATATTGGTTGGAATATTAACTTTGGTGCAGCCCAACCTTATAGTTTGCCTTTAGGTGGAACTCAAACTTCCCTGGCTAACGTGGTTTATAACTATAACAATGGTAATGTCGTAGCCGCAGGTACTAGTTTTACTGGTGGATATTATTCCTATGTCGTCAATAGTGAATTCACTGACCGACTCCATCGCATTCAACTGGGTGGTACAGGTACGATATCAGTAACTCTCAGTAACTTGACTGCAAATGCAGATATGAGATTGATTTACGATGCCAATAATAATGGCTTGATTGATGCAGGAGAAGTAATAGCAACTTCTGCAAATACTGGTAATACATCAGAATCGTTTAATCTCTCTAACCTAGCTGCGGGTAATTATTATATAGATGTTTTTGCTAGCAACTATCTAGATTCTCTGGGCAACAAGATCTTAGTGGATACTGGTTACAAGTTGAATTTTAACAAGGTAGCATCAGCCTAG
- a CDS encoding S8 family peptidase has protein sequence MPLEYTNQKSLTDNGLNVTPISSVDTFTLRDNYSLNNNSRSSFDATINSNDTFNTQSYDSTTGYGLVNAGAAVAKAIGQNTFADVPNVGGNDWGDDLIKAPEAWARGYTGQGVVVAVIDTGVDYNHIDLRNNIWTNTREVAGNGIDDDGDGYIDDVHGWNFIDSTNEVMDRNGHGTHVSGTIAGENNGFGVTGVAYNAKIMPVKALNDGGAGSVSSIANGIYYAVNQGADVINLSLGSNFPNSTLASAIEYASKKGVVVVMAAGNNGLPVISYPGSYADQWGLAVGAVDQNNNIADFSNRPGISQLAYVTAPGVNIYSSIPGDQYAYYSGTSMATPHVAGVVALMLSANPLLTDAQVRQIITQTAGNNGSDPNLGLSATSLISQFVAEIAANSTQMSTSGFNVSPMNENHLADFSLNITSEAESNYSFQADTWSQLRYYESDFNSSSYNSLKDQPKNDDEPTSDVEKILRQFQEQVDELRKWFVNI, from the coding sequence ATGCCCCTTGAGTATACTAATCAAAAATCATTAACTGATAATGGGCTAAATGTCACTCCTATCTCCTCAGTAGATACTTTTACTCTTAGAGATAACTACAGCTTAAACAACAATAGCCGTAGTAGTTTTGACGCAACAATTAATAGTAACGATACTTTTAATACTCAAAGTTATGACTCTACAACTGGCTATGGTCTGGTAAATGCAGGAGCTGCAGTTGCTAAGGCTATTGGTCAAAATACTTTTGCTGATGTTCCTAATGTTGGGGGCAATGATTGGGGAGATGACTTAATCAAAGCACCAGAAGCCTGGGCCAGAGGATATACAGGTCAAGGTGTTGTAGTTGCTGTGATTGATACTGGCGTTGACTACAACCATATAGATTTAAGAAATAATATCTGGACTAATACTAGAGAAGTTGCTGGTAATGGCATAGATGATGATGGCGATGGCTACATTGATGATGTCCACGGTTGGAACTTTATAGACAGCACCAATGAAGTCATGGATAGAAATGGTCATGGCACTCATGTTTCTGGCACTATTGCTGGAGAAAACAATGGTTTTGGTGTGACTGGCGTTGCCTATAATGCCAAAATTATGCCTGTAAAAGCTCTCAATGATGGTGGTGCAGGTTCGGTTAGCTCGATCGCTAATGGTATTTACTATGCTGTCAATCAAGGTGCAGATGTCATTAATCTCAGCCTCGGTAGTAATTTTCCTAACAGCACCCTAGCATCAGCCATCGAATATGCCAGCAAAAAAGGGGTAGTTGTAGTAATGGCAGCTGGTAATAATGGTCTACCCGTCATATCTTACCCAGGCAGCTATGCCGACCAGTGGGGGTTAGCAGTTGGAGCTGTAGATCAAAACAATAACATAGCTGACTTTTCTAACAGACCAGGAATCTCGCAACTCGCCTATGTCACGGCACCAGGAGTAAATATCTACTCATCAATACCTGGTGATCAGTATGCTTACTACAGCGGCACTTCAATGGCAACTCCCCACGTTGCTGGGGTAGTGGCTTTAATGCTGAGTGCTAATCCGCTGCTAACTGATGCTCAAGTCCGGCAAATTATCACACAGACTGCTGGAAATAATGGCTCAGATCCAAACCTAGGTCTCAGTGCTACTTCCTTGATTAGTCAGTTTGTTGCAGAGATAGCAGCTAATAGTACACAAATGTCTACTTCTGGTTTTAATGTTAGCCCCATGAATGAGAATCATCTGGCTGATTTCAGCTTAAATATTACCTCTGAGGCTGAAAGCAATTACAGTTTCCAAGCTGATACCTGGTCACAATTGCGATACTATGAGAGCGATTTTAATAGCAGCAGTTACAACAGCTTGAAAGATCAGCCAAAAAATGATGATGAGCCAACAAGCGATGTAGAAAAAATTCTGCGCCAATTCCAAGAACAGGTGGATGAATTACGAAAATGGTTCGTTAACATTTGA
- a CDS encoding ABC transporter substrate-binding protein: MYNFFSPPHPPQRNSKIFSRHLKRWLLLMLVGVLVVTGCQVIQKRVADAQVVHVTLWQGVNPPPNRDVLQKLVDKFNQTHPNIQVESLYVGQQDQQMPKILAAVVGNAPPDLLWYNPTIAGQLVELDALTPLDELLGNSPIKDEIDPTLFTSMEYDGKIWSLPFATNNVGVFYRPSLFKAAGIEKLPRTWQELRQVAKKLAHDTNGDGQIDRYGMLLPLGKGEFTVFTWLPFMWSGGGELIGGESQEAASVNLKDNQGAIAALQFWHDLINDGSAMLSEPERGYEINALVSGKVAMQVTGPWSLGEFQQSGVDFGVFPIPIQQNPATSIGGENLFLFKTTAKQQQAAFKFAEYAVSEAFQTELALGTGYLPVNLKSRKSAKYQTFTEKFPQLKVFLDQAKYGRSRPIFPNYARISDNLGRAIESVLLGKNSPVEAMNITQERLDLIFK; the protein is encoded by the coding sequence ATGTACAACTTTTTTTCGCCTCCTCACCCTCCCCAGCGAAACAGCAAGATATTTTCTCGCCACCTTAAACGCTGGCTGCTGTTGATGCTTGTAGGCGTATTAGTTGTCACAGGATGTCAAGTTATCCAAAAGCGAGTCGCAGATGCACAGGTGGTTCATGTAACCTTGTGGCAAGGGGTGAATCCACCGCCAAATCGAGATGTATTGCAAAAGCTAGTAGATAAATTTAACCAAACCCACCCGAATATTCAAGTAGAATCGCTGTATGTGGGACAGCAGGATCAGCAAATGCCAAAAATTTTGGCAGCGGTGGTAGGTAATGCACCGCCTGATTTATTGTGGTACAACCCAACCATTGCTGGTCAATTAGTGGAACTTGATGCTTTAACCCCTTTGGATGAATTACTAGGAAATTCACCGATTAAAGACGAAATTGACCCTACTTTATTTACATCAATGGAATATGACGGCAAGATTTGGTCACTTCCTTTTGCAACAAATAATGTTGGCGTTTTTTATCGTCCCAGTTTGTTTAAAGCCGCAGGAATTGAAAAATTACCGCGGACTTGGCAAGAGTTGCGACAAGTAGCTAAGAAATTAGCTCATGATACCAATGGCGATGGGCAAATTGATCGGTATGGGATGCTGCTACCTTTGGGTAAAGGAGAATTTACTGTATTTACCTGGTTACCCTTTATGTGGAGTGGCGGCGGTGAATTAATTGGTGGGGAATCGCAGGAAGCCGCATCTGTAAATTTAAAAGATAATCAAGGTGCGATCGCAGCTTTGCAATTTTGGCACGATTTGATTAACGATGGTTCCGCTATGCTATCTGAACCAGAACGAGGTTATGAAATTAATGCCTTGGTTAGCGGTAAAGTTGCCATGCAAGTTACAGGCCCGTGGAGTTTGGGAGAATTTCAACAAAGTGGTGTAGATTTTGGTGTTTTTCCCATTCCCATTCAACAAAATCCTGCTACTAGTATTGGCGGTGAAAACTTGTTCTTGTTCAAAACTACAGCAAAACAGCAACAAGCTGCCTTTAAGTTTGCTGAGTATGCTGTTAGTGAAGCATTTCAAACAGAACTAGCCCTAGGAACTGGCTATTTACCTGTAAATTTAAAATCCCGCAAAAGTGCTAAATATCAAACATTTACTGAGAAATTCCCTCAACTTAAAGTTTTTTTAGACCAAGCAAAATATGGGCGATCGCGTCCTATTTTTCCCAATTATGCCAGGATTTCTGATAATTTAGGTCGGGCAATTGAATCTGTATTACTGGGTAAAAATTCGCCAGTAGAAGCTATGAATATTACCCAAGAACGGTTAGATTTAATTTTTAAATGA
- a CDS encoding YebC/PmpR family DNA-binding transcriptional regulator has product MAGHSKWANIKRQKAVVDARKGKTFTQLSRAIIVAVRSGIPDPAGNFQLRTAIDKAKAAGIPNDNIERAIAKGAGTFGGDNSNFEAIRYEGYGPGGVAILIEALTDNRNRTAADLRVAFSKNGGNLGETGCVSWMFDQKGVCTVQGVVDEEQLLEASLEGGAESYEMAEDEMAEVFSEVENLETLSKTLKDKGFKVTDAELRWIPSNTVEVTDSDQARSLLKLIDTLEGLDDVQNVTSNFEMAENLMALSMV; this is encoded by the coding sequence ATGGCAGGACATAGTAAATGGGCAAATATTAAGCGCCAGAAGGCGGTTGTGGATGCCAGAAAGGGTAAAACCTTCACTCAGCTGTCACGGGCGATTATTGTGGCGGTTAGAAGCGGTATTCCAGATCCAGCAGGGAATTTTCAACTGCGGACTGCGATTGATAAGGCCAAGGCGGCTGGTATTCCCAATGATAATATTGAACGGGCGATCGCTAAGGGTGCGGGGACATTTGGCGGTGATAACTCTAATTTTGAGGCGATTCGCTATGAAGGTTACGGCCCTGGTGGTGTAGCAATTTTAATTGAAGCCCTCACAGATAATCGTAATCGTACTGCTGCGGATTTACGTGTGGCTTTTAGTAAAAATGGTGGCAATCTTGGTGAAACTGGTTGTGTTAGCTGGATGTTTGACCAAAAAGGTGTTTGTACAGTCCAAGGCGTAGTTGATGAGGAACAGCTTTTAGAGGCATCCTTGGAAGGTGGAGCTGAGTCTTACGAAATGGCTGAGGATGAAATGGCTGAAGTTTTTAGTGAAGTAGAAAATTTAGAAACTCTCAGTAAAACCCTCAAAGACAAAGGCTTTAAAGTGACTGATGCGGAATTGCGCTGGATTCCTAGTAATACTGTGGAAGTGACAGATTCCGATCAAGCGCGATCGCTTCTGAAGTTAATTGATACTTTAGAAGGTTTGGATGATGTGCAAAATGTAACATCTAATTTTGAAATGGCAGAAAACCTGATGGCTTTGAGTATGGTTTAG
- a CDS encoding FAD-dependent hydroxylase, which produces MPQTLTPPQISTDKRGYDYDLVIVGGGIIGLTLASALKDSGLSILLVEAKVASAAVAKGQAYAIHMLSALIYQGIGIWDKILPQIAKYQRVRLSDADFPEVVEFETADLGKPELGYVAEHQALLYPLQEFVRDCANVTYICPAEVLRTEYQKDIVAIEIKVAEEIRTVRSKLVVAADGSRSPIRQAANIKTHGWKYWQSCIVAFVQPEKPHNNTAYEKFWTSGPFAILPLPGNRCRIVWTAPHAEAKALCELDDEQFLAELSRRFGNQMGKLKLLGDRFIFPVQLMQSDRYVLPRLALVGDAAHNCHPVGGQGLNLGIRDVAALAQVIQKANASGEDIGKIQVLKRYERWRQRENLTILGFTDLLDRMFSNNFLPVLLVRRLGLWIMRRLPILKINVLKLMIGLKGRTPELAKR; this is translated from the coding sequence ATGCCGCAAACTCTCACCCCTCCCCAAATATCCACAGACAAACGGGGATACGACTATGATTTGGTAATTGTAGGCGGCGGGATTATTGGATTAACCCTAGCCTCTGCTTTAAAAGATTCTGGCTTGAGTATACTGCTGGTGGAAGCGAAAGTAGCCTCAGCCGCAGTTGCCAAAGGGCAAGCCTATGCAATCCATATGCTTTCGGCGCTGATTTACCAAGGAATTGGGATTTGGGACAAAATTTTGCCTCAAATCGCTAAATATCAGCGTGTACGCCTATCTGATGCTGATTTCCCAGAAGTAGTGGAATTTGAAACAGCAGATTTAGGCAAGCCAGAGTTGGGTTATGTAGCAGAACACCAAGCGCTGTTGTACCCGTTGCAGGAATTTGTCCGCGATTGTGCGAATGTGACTTATATATGTCCAGCAGAGGTACTAAGAACAGAGTACCAAAAGGACATAGTAGCTATAGAGATTAAAGTAGCTGAAGAAATCCGCACAGTTCGCAGTAAATTAGTGGTAGCCGCAGATGGATCGCGATCGCCAATTCGCCAAGCCGCGAACATTAAAACTCATGGTTGGAAATATTGGCAATCTTGTATCGTCGCCTTTGTCCAACCAGAAAAACCTCACAATAATACCGCTTACGAGAAATTCTGGACTAGCGGGCCATTTGCAATTTTACCTTTACCGGGGAACCGTTGCCGCATTGTGTGGACTGCTCCCCACGCCGAAGCCAAAGCTTTATGTGAGTTAGATGACGAGCAATTTTTAGCAGAACTCAGTCGTCGCTTTGGTAATCAGATGGGTAAATTGAAACTATTAGGCGATCGCTTTATTTTTCCAGTGCAACTCATGCAAAGCGATCGCTATGTCTTACCCCGATTGGCTTTAGTTGGTGACGCGGCCCACAATTGCCATCCTGTAGGCGGACAAGGTTTAAATCTCGGGATTCGCGATGTCGCCGCCTTAGCCCAAGTCATCCAAAAAGCCAACGCCTCTGGCGAAGATATTGGCAAAATTCAAGTACTCAAACGCTACGAACGCTGGCGACAACGAGAAAACCTGACAATTCTAGGTTTCACCGATTTATTAGATCGGATGTTTTCTAACAACTTCCTCCCGGTTTTATTAGTGCGTCGTCTAGGCTTATGGATTATGCGCCGACTACCAATCCTCAAAATCAACGTTCTCAAGTTGATGATTGGCTTAAAAGGGCGAACTCCAGAATTGGCGAAAAGGTGA